A segment of the Lineus longissimus chromosome 11, tnLinLong1.2, whole genome shotgun sequence genome:
TACTTTTGAACTAATGAAAGAAAACGCAAaatcaggcaaattggcgtATTGGGAGCCAGTGGCATAAGGGTGAAAGTTCATTATGCTTTGTTGGGGACCATCAAAAGTATTTAAATTCTGAAGTCCACTAAATATATTGATCTTGCTCTGGATGATCACACACTCTCCTCCAACTTAAAATATGGAGCTTCTCATTGACAATTACCAAGGAGCAGGCATCGGCATTGACTCCATGACACTCCTATCCTCGAACATGGCCGTTGCCAAAGGGACTATAAGTAGAATCCGACCACTAGCAAGTGGGACTTCGGGGGGATATAGCAATCATCAACCATCTGGTGGATATGATCTCTCTGCGTCAAGGTAGGTTTCTaaatgaatgtgtttttttttctgttttttaaaTTCATTCTCAAATAGTGATATGGGATTAGGAGTCCTTTCTGGTCACCTGGCTGCTTTGCAAGAGAAGACGAAGGGCTGACTATGGCAATGCAAGTCAGATTCCTCAAACTGCATGCATTTTACTCCCAAGATGCCTCAGACCGTGACAATGGTCATTGTGGTATTGCAGACAACTCTAGGTTCCAATGCGATGTTAGTATTTTCATGCTAACCCCAACACTCTTTCAGCCTAGTAGGATTCTTTTTAAAGCCAATGAGAACTTTCCCCAGCCAAGAACTCTTCACATGTAAATTCGCGATGAGAGAGAGATAGCAATCCCTTACACAATTAATTTCTCTGCCAAATGGTACTGTAATGTTCAGAACAGGCTACAGTGCCACTGTTTCTTTATAGCGGCCACATGTTCAGTTGTTTAGTAAATGAAGTACTTTAGTCTGGAGTTAGAGCTGAATGAATATTCAGATATTCTCAGGATGACATAGGAACAAAATCTTTTTGAAACATGAATTAGACAACAAATAGCCCTCCACGCAGTGTGCAGCAGGTCAATTTAAAGATACTAAAGTTGTCAAAGACGAAGCCTCAAATAATGATTCATGTTTAGAGCAAAGTCTGTAAACTGGTCGTGCTGCAGAAATCGATTGATGATATCACTACAACCCAGGCCTGGCAGTCTCCATGTTTATTCTTCATCACTCATTATTTTAGAAGGTACATCTAACTAAATACATCAAACTCTCTCCTTTTATCATGAAGTCATGAATTCTATCTTCAGAAATATCCAGGCTCGCATGCATATTACGGATGGAACCCAGTACAAGCGCAATCCCAGAACAGGCATCTTTGAGTACCTGAGACTCATTCCTGATCTCCCAACCAATGATTGTGGATGTGGGGTAAGTACATATTGTAGTACCTTAAAAAGTCTGGAAAGCTATTGTACATTAGTACACCATCAGAACATTGTATAGAGGAAGAATTGACGTGTACCTTTTAtgctagaaataatggcatgaAATATACTAGACTTACAGTAACAACTTTTTTGCCAGGATTGTTGTAATATTGAATCATCAAGAAAGCTTGAAGGCTGTGGCAGAAAATCTGCCAGCGACTTCTCCAGGATTAAGGCGTGTTTACAATTCAGACGTCCATTGACTGGGTCCTATGCTGAGTAACGTTCGTCATGCCTGCTACAGTTGATGTCGGTCACTTGCAGGGTTTACTGCATGGTGTTATCCCACACATGATATTGATGACTTACGTCGACACATATCACTGGTGTCGGAGTTGAGCGGGATGTCAACTTTTGCATTTGAATTCCACAAAGAATTAAAATGCATTTGCTTGATTATTCAGTCACCATTCAAGAACACCGAATTCCCAGATGGCCTTCCTGTGATGGAGGATTTTACTTGTACCCTCTACATGCGTCATGTAAGTATAATTTCACTGTTTATTAAGTCCAGTGACGGCTAGTGTGGTGTTACTAGTAGGCCCTGCTGGTACTTTAATTGATCATCCATCTCTTAGTATCCTGACCTGTTAACAAGTCTTTGTTTGTCTCTTTATAGCTTTGTCTCATAAGTTTAAATATGATCGTGCATTCCTTCATGCCCATAACCCTGACATCCTGCCTAAATGACAACTTGATGTCTGCTCACTACACACTAGAGTGGGCGTGACCAATGTTTACCTGGAGTTAGTGAAGATGAACCCTGAGGGACCCTGGCAAGGTTTATGTCAAATTGAATTCATATCACATGTTTACTTTCCCAGTACAAGGTGTTCCTTTTAAATTTACAGGCTCCGGTAGCGTGTAAAGTTTACAAAAGAAAGTGTCTGGCATCCTGTGCGGCAGACGTTCAATACAGTGGCCAGAAAGACAGCATATTCTTCTGGTCAAGACAAGTTGCTGCTGCAGACGAGGTTGGTTGGGATTTCGTTAACCTCATCATGTCCAGTAAGATGTCGTTTTCCAACTTTTGTCTAGAGAAATCTAGATATTACAGAACCATGAACCCCATTTCTGCACCCTTCATGAATAAGGGCACCTTTATATCTTGGTTTTTTGCATGGTGCAGCAAAATGGACATTGATTTCCGTGCCCATGTCGACCCTTAGTGTGGTCATCACCCATCCGCCATTGCTGGTGATGGTACACACATTGGCCTGTCGCTTCGGAAGGTCGACATAACTCCTGTTGATAAGCCAGACACCCAAGAAAGGCTGGTTTCTATACATCGGCGATTTGATCGCAATTTCTTGCCATACCGTAGGGGTATTTCTGATGATAATGTTAGGAGGGGTAGGCAACATCTGAAAAGCCAGTCAAAGAGATTCTTGTCAGACGATACAACACAGATCACTGAAGAGGTTAGAGGAGCTGAAGATCAAAATCTTCTACGTGTTTGTTCACAGGATGATCGCTGCAAAAATATGCTGAAACTATATTTGAGCAGCGATCTTCCTGCTAGTCTTCGTCAAGTGTTGGCCGATCTGTTCCTCCTTTTGAGTTCAGAGTCAGCTCTTTCAACTGTTGTTCCCCCTAGGTACCATGCGGACATACTTTCTGTCACTGATGCACACATTT
Coding sequences within it:
- the LOC135496291 gene encoding uncharacterized protein LOC135496291: MELLIDNYQGAGIGIDSMTLLSSNMAVAKGTISRIRPLASGTSGGYSNHQPSGGYDLSASRNIQARMHITDGTQYKRNPRTGIFEYLRLIPDLPTNDCGCGSPFKNTEFPDGLPVMEDFTCTLYMRHAPVACKVYKRKCLASCAADVQYSGQKDSIFFWSRQVAAADEVGWDFVNLIMSSKMSFSNFCLEKSRYYRTMNPISAPFMNKGTFISWFFAWCSKMDIDFRAHVDP